A single Micromonospora luteifusca DNA region contains:
- a CDS encoding NADPH:quinone reductase — protein sequence MKAIVYERTGDPSVLQLVDRPVPEPGAGEVLVRMAVAGVNPTDWKSRRNSPPDGWQIPGQDGAGVVEAAGAGVDPDLIGERVWVWEAAWQRPWGTTAEYTLVPVRQAVRLGGASFEVGAALGIPFLTAHRCLTAGEFMPDTLRAGALADHTVLVQGGAGAVGNAAIQLARWADATVIATVSSAEKAQLAASAGASFVINYREQDVVEEVRKIAPDGVHTIVEVSPARNASTDVQVLRHGGAVCMYADDGGGEVSIPIRAMMAPNARWQFVLVYTEPKSAKAQGVKDVAAAASQGGIRVGADAGLPLHHYPLAEAAAAHQAVEDSAVGKVLVTTSDA from the coding sequence ATGAAAGCCATCGTGTACGAACGCACCGGCGACCCTTCGGTGCTGCAACTGGTCGACCGGCCGGTGCCGGAGCCGGGTGCGGGCGAGGTCCTGGTGCGGATGGCGGTCGCGGGGGTGAACCCGACCGACTGGAAGTCCCGCCGCAACTCCCCGCCGGACGGGTGGCAGATTCCCGGGCAGGACGGCGCGGGGGTGGTGGAGGCCGCCGGTGCGGGGGTCGATCCGGACCTGATCGGTGAGCGGGTGTGGGTCTGGGAGGCCGCCTGGCAGCGACCGTGGGGCACCACAGCGGAATACACCCTGGTGCCGGTCCGGCAGGCGGTACGCCTCGGTGGCGCGTCGTTCGAGGTGGGCGCTGCCCTGGGCATCCCGTTCCTCACCGCGCACCGGTGCCTGACCGCTGGTGAGTTCATGCCGGACACGCTGCGGGCCGGCGCGTTGGCGGATCACACGGTGCTGGTGCAGGGCGGTGCCGGTGCGGTCGGTAACGCCGCGATCCAGCTCGCCCGTTGGGCCGATGCCACGGTGATCGCCACGGTGAGCAGCGCGGAGAAGGCACAGCTCGCGGCGTCGGCCGGCGCCTCCTTTGTGATCAATTATCGGGAGCAGGACGTGGTCGAGGAGGTCCGCAAGATCGCCCCCGACGGGGTCCACACGATCGTCGAGGTCTCCCCCGCCCGCAACGCCTCCACCGACGTACAGGTGCTGCGGCACGGCGGCGCGGTCTGCATGTACGCCGACGACGGCGGGGGCGAGGTGAGCATCCCGATCCGGGCGATGATGGCGCCGAACGCCCGCTGGCAGTTCGTGCTGGTCTACACGGAGCCGAAGTCGGCCAAGGCGCAGGGCGTGAAGGACGTGGCGGCGGCGGCCAGTCAGGGCGGCATCCGGGTCGGTGCGGACGCCGGCCTGCCGCTGCACCATTACCCCCTGGCAGAGGCCGCTGCGGCACACCAGGCGGTGGAGGACTCGGCGGTGGGCAAGGTGCTCGTCACCACCAGCGACGCCTGA
- a CDS encoding HAD family hydrolase, whose protein sequence is MADAVVFDLDGVIVDSEPVWEEVRRAYVAAHGGMWQPDTQRRLMGMSTGEWAHYLSGELGVDRTAPQVADEVVEEMTRRYRDHVPLIAGADEVVRRLAARWPLGLASSSPTRLIEAALAATGLTNAFDATLSTEQTERGKPAPDVYLNVAQRLGVEPARCVAVEDSSNGVRSAAAAGMRVVAVPHGSYPLDPDAARLAVVTLGAIGELTPELLDDLG, encoded by the coding sequence GTGGCAGATGCGGTGGTCTTCGACCTGGACGGCGTGATCGTGGATTCCGAGCCGGTGTGGGAGGAGGTCCGTCGGGCGTACGTGGCGGCGCACGGCGGGATGTGGCAGCCGGACACGCAACGCCGCCTGATGGGGATGAGCACCGGCGAGTGGGCCCACTACCTCAGCGGCGAGCTGGGCGTTGACCGCACCGCGCCGCAGGTCGCCGACGAGGTGGTCGAGGAGATGACCCGGCGTTACCGGGACCACGTACCGCTGATCGCCGGCGCCGACGAGGTCGTGCGCCGGCTGGCCGCGCGGTGGCCGCTGGGGTTGGCCAGTTCGTCGCCGACCCGGCTGATCGAGGCGGCGCTGGCCGCGACCGGCCTGACCAACGCGTTCGATGCCACCCTCTCCACCGAGCAGACCGAGCGGGGCAAGCCCGCGCCGGACGTGTACCTGAACGTCGCGCAGCGCCTCGGCGTCGAGCCGGCCCGCTGCGTGGCCGTGGAGGACTCCTCCAACGGGGTGCGGTCGGCCGCCGCCGCGGGGATGCGTGTGGTGGCGGTGCCGCATGGTTCATATCCCCTCGACCCGGACGCCGCCCGGCTGGCCGTGGTGACGCTGGGCGCGATCGGCGAGCTGACCCCCGAGCTGCTGGACGACCTGGGTTGA